From Mauremys mutica isolate MM-2020 ecotype Southern chromosome 15, ASM2049712v1, whole genome shotgun sequence, one genomic window encodes:
- the LOC123350590 gene encoding uncharacterized protein LOC123350590 has product MVLPLGLCLLWALAGSQEICSSPGDLPAPTLILDKGSARHGDTIILLCLVPIDTSVTRIIFCKDGKEISMLPKDGNKFIYIFESAQPESPESTGEYSCRYQHKDDKNQEKNSLPSTHRHVSAPDGPSPSGSDSSGAEPSPPGLGLIVGLAVMAGLALGLLGCFLMKTATHQCKNKREQNAKESTDETAAGKLIDASSAGCSHYTGPRGQDKNTEHYESLNIRALEISPYSTLHLQQKREPAASASRLKQHALK; this is encoded by the exons GTGATCTCCCTGCCCCAACACTGATACTGGACAAAGGCTCTGCCCGCCATGGGGACACCATCATACTGCTGTGCCTCGTCCCTATAGACACCTCAGTGACGCGCATCATCTTCTGTAAGGACGGCAAGGAAATTTCAATGCTGCCCAAGGATGGAAACAAATTCATCTACATCTTTGAGTCAGCCCAGCCAGAGTCTCCAGAGAGCACAGGGGAGTATTCCTGCCGCTACCAGCACAAGGATGACAAGAACCAGGAGAAGAATTCTCTCCCCAGTACCCACCGGCACGTGAGTGCGCCAG ATGGTCCCAGTCCTTCTGGGAGTGACAGCTCTGGAGCAGAGCCATCGCCCCCAG GATTAGGACTCATTGTAGGACTTGCCGTCATGGCTGGCTTGGCTCTGGGACTGCTGGGGTGTTTTCTGATGAAGACAG CTACACATCAATGTAAAAACAAAAG GGAGCAAAATGCAAAGGAGAGCACAGACGAAACTGCAGCAGGGAAGCTTATTG ATGCATCATCTGCTGGATGTTCCCATTATACA GGACCTCGGGGGCAAGACAAGAATACAGAGCACTATGAATCTCTGAACatcagagccctggagatctCTCCTTATTCTACACTTCATCTGCAACAGAAGCGTGAACCTGCCGCCTCTGCATCTCGGCTCA AGCAACATGCCCTTAAATGA